The window agAGAGGCTTTTACATTCTTTAGTgaggaaatgaagaaataatgaattattcatgacacTTTCTACAAAATCCGGAAGACTTGGCAGATCTACACAGCCCTCTAAATTAAGAAAGCATACACTGTAGCACAGCTGCCTGTCAACCTCTGCTGACCAAAATCATATTAATGCAAAGGGGGTAAAATAGATATTCTGAAGGCAAAAATATAAATACTTGTATAAAAAATGAGGAAATCACAAATATATGTGGATGCTTAAGTCAAATTTCTGGAAAAAGATACCTAAAAACCATACAATTGTTTACGTTGAAGAAAAATATGAGATATAGTAAAATTTCCTTGCAACCTTGAGTAAAAAGTGTTTCCGTCGGTCAATTCTGGGATGCAGACGAGGTGTCCATAAAAACCGTCAAGCATTAGCGGCACTCTGGTGATTGAAGGTGTTGAACCTTGCAAAGAGAACATTGGAAGTAGACCTGCGGATTTTGAATGAAGGAAAAAGCCTCCTCTGGCATGAGCATATACATCCTGCTGCCCTCTATCACTTTATTTAGAACAAAGTGATGAGGCACAAAAATCTGGATATATCTTCAAAAGCGATGCTGACATTTCCTCTGACATTAAGGAGAATTCAACGTCACCAAAGTCGAGTAGATCGATTGGATAGTTCACTTCGTCTAATCGGTGCCCATCGGTTCCTCGCAGTCGCGTGACTTCGAGTTCATGAGCTCGCGTCGCACTTCCGGTGTGATCGTCGGGTGGGCATGCGCCTTGAGCAGCTCCATGAGGGCCTCCTTCTGCTCGGACGAGATGTCCTCCTTGTATCGTTGGGCAAAGGCCAGGAGAGCCTGGTGCCAGAGGACAGGGAGATTCCGTTTGTCCTGGACAAACCTGATTCATGAATGCAAGCATATCAGAGAGTGCCTGTTATATCCTCAGGGTAGGATATCTATATTTatagtggaaatttttgcacctTTTGCGTGAAAGCGTTTTTTGCGTTACATGAAACTAGTGCCAAAACAAAAGCACACGGATTTCTTGCTCGTCAATTGTACTGTAGTTCTATTCCATATCTTTGATTCCGTTGAATCAAAACCACATAAAACTCATCTTACTCGTCTAAGCacaaaatgacacacacacacacacgcacacacaaaaactgTTCCCATTCCACACATGCTTGTGAGGAAAATCTCATCAAAAAGGAAgattttttaataaaatgatGTCACATTGAAATCCATTATGGCAGGACTCTGATTTTAGCTGATGGAAAGCTGTATGTGTTGAGGGTAAAAGAGGCGACCCCTTTTATAACAAAGTGCTCGGGAGCTCCAAGTTTTCATTCATtgtatcaaaagtttgttttacatgaacaaatacaataaatgaataaatttaaagataataatctTGGGACCTGAGTTTTTGATTTGTAGCAATGAAACTGTACCTACTAGAGTGCAGTGAGGTTCAATAACCCAACCTTCCCACAATCCTGTGCACTGACCTGAGGAAGTGATACACGAGTGCATCGATGACCCTGAAGGGAAGGGCATACTTCTTGTCGATGAGGATGCGGAGGAAGATGCTGTTCACTCCGCTGTAGTCCATCTCGGCAACCTTTAGCATGGCTGCTGCCGAGTGTAGGACAGGTATGGTTGTCTTGGCAAGGATGCTTCCAACAATCACGGCCTCGCGAAGCGTGCACGTGCCAGACTGGAATAACatgaacaagaacaacaactcTTTAATACTTGGCTCTCCTGTGGCGGGATGCCTATAGTTGTCAGAAGTTTGCCAGGCATCATGTGCAAGGCCCGGTAAGGACCGTGGAGCTGTTCTTTTGTAAATGAATTTTGTTACAGCACAAGGCTATCCACATACTCAGTGACTGGCATTCAACACAACCTTACAGTCCCAGTCATGCAAATCTGCGTAGCATTACGAAGTGAGGGCATACCTGGGTACCGTTCAGTTGTGTTATAACCCTATGTTTGCTCTGAGTACCAACAGTCACAAATAACTCTGTAatattgtacacactgtccaacgTCCCAGGCATAGAAAGGGTTGATTTACTTTGAGGTGGTGGAGAGATGGTTAAAAGAGGAATCTTAATCACATATAAATACCTCATTTACGCTCCTCGGGGAAAATTTTACCTAGAGTACATTACCTACATGTTTGCATTCATGGCATGCTGACTTATCTTCATGTTGATTTTACAGCATGACAGCCACAAAATACACATATCACTTTGAATATAGATAAACAGGATTCCACCAAACATTATACGGGTCTAGGAAAAACCACCCTCCACATAACTACCACCCAGATAACTACCCCTAGGACAATTCCcccagggtaattaccccccccccccccccgacaactGCCCTCCTAGCGCAATTAACTCTCCAGAGCAATTACCccttaggacaactaccccctgAATTAATACCCCCAGATTACTAGCACCCgaataactaccccccccccttcctgaTAATGTGTGAAAATTCAAGCAGAAAATATGGAGACACACTTGATAGAGGCATCATATTCACAATCATGCCAGATGAGAGGCAGATACAATATCTACACAATCATACCAAATATAAAcatagcaggggcggatccagaaattccgtaaagggggggtgggggggggggcggaaacaatatttctggtgcttcttccgggtttcatctaattttttttctttttatttcttttgttttaacaacaaataaagagggggcacacatccggtgcacccccccccctctggatccgccactgcatagGGTGATATTtcgtgtgttttgttgtttttgtttttggtgaaatattggCCAAGTTTTCTCTCTGTTTCCTTAAATCTTTCTGCCTTCTAAATTTGGACTCTCAATTTCTCAAgaatgcattctttttttttcttctttttttctttttttaagcgACCACAACCATCTTGGtagaggattaaaaaaaaaaaactctcaccTCACAGAGGGGGATGAGGATTCCCTTGAAGAATGCCGCTGGTTTGAAGAGTGCCTTCTTTAGCGCCTGGTAAGAGAATGTTCAATGAAGACACAAATCTTATGGGTAAGAGAATGTTCAATGAAGACACAAATCTCATGGTTTACTGTAAACGTGGGTATTttcgcacgactaattttttgcgcttggtACGTTTACATGAGTTTTTGCCTgttttttaattccgcagaatcaagacataaactactggaacatatggcaaacaaaaatatttgtgtgcttttatttttgcacaagTTTCTGGTAGCGCGatatgtgtgaaaatttcaacaccgtgaaaacttccacttttacagtacatcctTTCAGACTTTAGTATGTGTAAAATACTATCTTTGTGATAAATTATGCTCCTTGGCCCTATGTATTTTGTAATGGTACTtatattctgtttttgtttgtttcgggagtttttattttctttttttgagagagaggggagggggagaggagagagaaagataggtCTCATGAAGTTTTTAGTCTTGGCAACTATTTCAATTGCTAAAATCTATTTGTGTCACTTACGCTCTGAAGACATTTCCTTGGGGAAACTACTTACTGTCTAATTTCTAATGAATAGTTTTCATCAGACAAAAATCAGAAAGGTGCAAGTTTTGGATGAAACAGCTttacattgatatactgtaaaagtagaaattttcactttgtggaaattttcgcacataccgcgcaaccagaagccagcggaaaaacaaaagtatgcaaatattcatgcatgccatatgttccagcaATAAATGTGCTTATTCTGCAGAATTTAAAAGCACAGGATATAGTCTTACGCGGTGgagtgcgaaaaattactcatgaaaaaatatccacttttccAGTACTCATACATTCTGCAGGTAAATTGACCTGGTTACAAAAGGAAGTCCCTGGATGAAACCTCTCTGAATCGACTAATTAGCACTGATTTGGTAAGAAAACGAGCAGTAAATACAAAACGCAGCTCTTAGCTCCATTGCCTTTTTGTTCATTTAAAATATTAATCAACTGTAGCCAATATATCTTAAAAACTGTCATGAGGACCTGAGACCTGAATCTTTTCCTCAACTTTTAGCATCAAAGACAACAATACAAGGAACACATTTTCACCATCACTCTAATACTGTTGTCTATAGAACTATAGATATTTATTCCTTTATATAAATCATAGAAAAAATATGCAGGAGTTTTCCAGTATCTCACCATATATAAATGAAAGTTTAATCTCTTGAATTCTGCGATGTCATCCTGTATCCTTGGTAACAGGATGAGGTTGTAGAATCTGTGAAAATCAATGGTGAAAATCAATATTTCCTAGGGATAACAACGATGAATCACAATGTGAAACATGCAATATGGTAACTCATCAGGTGCCAGTAGTATGCCACAGAATACAACAGCTaccatttaaagggactgtacagttctggttgaggagaggatttagcttttgatgttttgcaagatattcagaaaccactctatgagatgccaaagagcatacaattctaaggggaatcaaaagttaatttgatgaaaatcggttttgaaatgactgatatccccaaacaaggtgaaacaaagagatcctaataaaaggcgtggtttgtcaccttttattattatcgcttttttaatatctcagccatttgaaaaccaattttcatcaaataaacattgaatccttcttaaaattacatgctctttcatatttcataagagatttctcattatctcacttaggaatgttataaacatGAATCCTcccctcaaccagtactgtacagtccctttaaggacAAATTTTATCCTCCTTTGTACCAGTTATAACCACATGCACTCTTCGTACTCTGGAACCGTGTCTTCACATCATTTGAACATAATCCACAGAGTGTATCCTTCAAACAAATCCACTTCCATGCGAGGCTGCCAACATTTCCAActtctcattttcttccatACATGTGGCCCTCTATCCATTTATGTACATCTATGATAGAACAATAGTAATTCATATGATGTgattatgaatataatatatgaatatgatcCTGCACCAACAATTaggcaagaaaaatgaaattctatTATGTGGAATATGTACTCTAATACATATACAATCAACCTTGCTGAAGTctaatctatttggactgaaaaaaTACCTTTGACTTCGAGAAAATCCCATTTACGAAGGATTAAAATCGATAAactattactgtaaaacacaatattttcatggcatgaaattttcacgaattggagccaacagcctttttcacggcatgagattttcacgagttgccgctaacattcaatgcatatagtgtaaacgagaactttcgtgtgcattttaattttgcgaatcttggttcttgtgaaatttgcgaaattaaaatgcacgcaaacattcttcgttttacagtacagaGAAGAAGTCTTTAAAAGACCTTCAACTTAGACGATTATTCCACTTATGCGAGgtcgacttaggcaaggttgactgtatatatacTTTTTGTCCAGTATGATTCTACATCCTTTCACTATATGACAGCAAGGTGAAGTttcataatgtaatataatatcacTAGAAAACTACTCTGAGAGcccagacctccgccaagcagctattttccaccgatgatcttgctcttccgcagatatcagtgatttccacccatacgtatgcatgctgaatttttttcttcccaatatagaagcctttgttacgtcataaaacCGTCAGCTGCATGGCGCACCTCGCCTTAGCAGAAACTAGAACACGCACTTTATTGcacgtatgaaaacctcaaaaatgcgcagcttgaactcccaagttcattgatcctacctgccaaaatatcgaaaatccttcataaaatccataaaaatttccagatcactaccaaaatttaatcatctgttccttgtgtcattctcaacctttcctgcaagtttcatccaaatccatgcACAACTTttcgagttattttgcacacggacaaacaaacaaactaacaaaccaacggtaatgcaaacataacctcctcccttggcggaggtaaaaatttaGAGTAATGATAAACAGAAACAGAGAACTATATTCGGGCTGATCATCACCTTTGTGCCATCTTTGCATTGAGATTGCTGGCGAAGAGTCTCGTTGCCTGGTACATTGCAGCTGCACTCCATTTATCAGGTTCTGTCACATAGAGAAGCTAGAGATCAAAAGAGGCAAGACACAACTTGAATGAGGTaagattatttctttttttttaggggggggggtggggttacAGGTCACGCAAATGCTCAAAATATGTCATGACCAAAGCACTACATACCACAGATAACATGCACACGTTACattcaaatctattttttaacttttcaacaaaaacataatgcacACTCCGCTTTCTTTTTTACCAGAGAATATTAAATGCGAATACAATGGGAAATGTACAGAAAATACAACAGTAGCAAAAcattatttcaattaaacaTTGTAATGAAAAATCAAAGTTCATGGTAATAACTAGAAATTTTGATATGCTTTTGAAAATGGAAAGGGAAATGACTAATGAATACATTACTAGGAATATCATTCTAGACTTTAGGACCATGATACTTTATTGTTTTTTGGAGCAAAACTGCTCTTATCAGAGGCAAATACATAAGACAGCTTTGCGGGGTAGGGTAAACATGAATTTCAGcgttttgttgggggggggggtaacatgGTTGCAAATACACTGGGGAGATTATCTGTGGAAaatatgtacataaatataccAACATTAAACAAGAGtgaaaaactttttttaaatacttcaTTTGAGAAAAAGGATTTATTTGTATGGACGAAGAAAGACTTTGATAAAAAGAATCTAATCAAGAAGAAATGATGCACAATTTCCCCATCCTATTAGAGACACCATAATACATTTATGAACTAAAGTACTGTACAATATTTGTAGAATGTTAATGGGAAAGATATCTTTCAGTTTGTAGAGAATTCCAGCATTTCCTGCAAGCAATTTACACATATGATTATTGTGTGATTCCCATGAGCGGTAATcatcaatatacaaaaataaaaaaactaaaacaatcAGCTGGCTGCAATTTGACATCATCAATTTCTATATGACCTGGCAGGCGAATTTTCTGATTAATGTTATTGAACACCATGAATTGAGTTTTTGATGTTCAGAGATAACTTATCTGCATATTTCCAATCGtgaacaaatttcaattcaTCATTTACAATCTTTAATAAGATTTTAGGATCATGAtgtgagaaaaatatgaaagagtaatctgcaaaaatgataaaagaaagcGAGTCAGACCAGTTTGAGAAATCAGCGATATAAAGTATGAAAAGAAGGGGCCGAGTAAGGacccttgtggaacaccacgCAATACTTTTCAAGGACTAGATTCATAACCCTTAATATGAGTAAATTGTTTCCTGTTACAAAATTGATAACGGACAGAAAGACAGATGGACAGaaggatggacagacagacggacggacgacacACGAACAGACACAACCTGAAGACATAATGCCTTCAGTGGCACTTCGTGGCTAAGGCATAGGAAATATTGAAATACAGCAGAGGCAGACCAAAGTTACATTTTAACAAACCTGTTCCCATGTCTTCAAGGCCGGAAGAATCTTGAATGCCTTGGGCAGTTTTCCACTCCGGTACCTGCTCAGGATTTGACCGACCCCCTTGTACACCTGGATCACTCTATCATCATGCTGTGGCGTTTGGACACCAGATTCTACACTTGGGAaagtagaaaagaaaaacaaaacaaaacaaaacaaaaacatcaataCAGAGAGAACATGATGTGTCCTGCCACTTATAAATTGGGATCAGATACAAAGTCAAGCTGGCCCAATgacatatacagtgtagtacataaacaaaaaagaaagtaaatgaattttcccattctttaaaacaacttaaaaaaaaacaaccaaacaaacaaacttagaGCAAAACAGATTAGGGGATTTCACCACTCCAGCCACCTGCCTTGCACTACATAACTCTCACAATGTTGATCAAATGAGACATCCATGACTAAAATGATACTTTTTCTCGCAAGAATTGGCAAGTACAAAGGTCATTAGTGTATTTTATATACCCCAGTGGATGATTTATCGGCATACTTGCAGATATTTTGTtgatttccttttctctctaaGGGGGAGAGTGGATGGAAGGAATGAAAAAGATGCAGGGCAAATTCCATTGATTTCAATGTTTTCCACCTCATTGTAGCAGTATTCATGACTTGGCAAAGATGCTGAAAGCTCTGGGAAGGACAATTAATGGGAACTCTCAAAAGTTGAGTCCTTGTCAATCcttgtcaatcacttgcaatagaaaaaaaaaaacacctcggCGGAAGAATTTCAAGCATTTGAATAATTACGTAGTACCTGCCACATGCTGGTAAGGATTAtatagaaccaacacttgctgttggacggaagctcggtggtctagtggagatgacgcctgtccagagatcaggaggtcgtaggttcgaatcctgttcGAGTGCGTATGCCCATGACTTCTTTTtaaatcatggctactactcaaaacactgatcaattcagtgcttatttacatcgatataggacaatttgtcaatcagctgcaatAAAAATGCCTTGGCGGAAGAAAGATTAACGAAGGCCATGATGGCACGGCACACACTTGCCTGACATCTGCGAAGCTATTTCTGTCTTCTTTTCTGTGAGTTTCTCCATGATGATGTCGGCCAACGTCCGCCTCGTGGGGGCGTCCTGCGTCATAAACTGCCGCAAGGCCTCCTCATCCTTCTCATCCACCTCCTGcatgaaagaaaagagaaagatagataaatggaatgatagacagatagataaataaagataaatatACAGAAAGATAGACATATAGTAGATACATAGATCAtacatgaatatacatatacagagaaagagattgagaaagagagagagagatatagatagatagatagatagatagatagatagatagatagatagatagataattgtATGTTGGGATAGACAGAAGGAATAACAAGAGGATTCTTTCTGTCCAAGGATAACCACTCATGTAACATTGTAGACGTTAAATAGCATATAGTTGCTTGCTCTGTGCAACTTACTGCCGGCAGAAAGTTTAATTTGCTGCAATTCTAGGCTTGGCCAAGAGCATTTATTTCTGTTCAAGCAGTTACTTCTATGATTACCACTGTTGTCAGTGTAACACCAGACTGAATCATAATATTGAACCAAAACATTTTGCTGCTAAATAAAATATATTACTTACAGTACATCAGTGGCCGTGGGACTGCTCTAGTGTGTGTGGGAGAGAAAAATGAGGAAAGAAAAGACATGAATGCCACCAACTCACaatctcatcaaaaaattgTCTGTGACTATGTGCCAGCTCCTggtcatcttcctcctcctcctcctcatcgtCATCTGACCCCTCATCACGAGCTGGACCGAGATTGGGAGTAGGCTTCTTTGTCGCTCCAAGCCTTTAAGTAGAAGCACAGAAAAAACATGTTAGTGATTAGTATTGATCTTCATAGAGGACTAGCTCATCCTTCACTTTTGCCTACAGTATAAAAACTATATACACATAAAAgcataatgaaaatatttcaaagtgagACATGGTTCCTCAGAAAAAGactaagaaaaaagaattatgatAAGTAAGGCAATACTGTTTCATATCATACTGAACAATATGAGCAATAGGAATAAACACAATTAGGATTAGAATTCTGCTTATCTTCAAAGTTTCCACTGATATCAATTCCTTCTCTCACCATGAGAATTATGAGAGAGTCATTACtgaaaaaccagaaacatttgtggcatgaaatttttgcaaattgcccccGGCATGTAATGCATAGTGAAGATAAATgcctttgcatgcattttactccTCCTGCAAAAGTtccatgcacatgaaaattctGGTTTTAAAGGGTACAGATTTTTCCCTATGGTACAGAAAAACTTTATTCTAATCATGTACATAGAGGAGGAACGAGGAATTATTTTCAAAGAAGGAGCACTGATGATTACCTTGACACACCATGCTCTAATTCCAGTTCATCTTGCTGTATCCTAGCTTGCTCCAGAATTTTCCTCGATAGTTTCTCGTCCACAAACTGCATGGCATAGGGAAGATGTAAACATTTCTGTAAGGTAACCTGAGATGACTCAGCAGAGCTAGCAGTTATGTTGTGAGTGATTCGTGATGAGTATGTCAAAATGAAAGAAGCAAAGCGAATTGAATTATTAGGGATATTTGACAAacttcacaaacacacaaagaaatggaAACACACAACAACCAACTAGGCAACAAGTTTGTCTCTCCTAATGAAAACGTCCCTAACCTTGGGTTCTACTTTGACCAGTCTATGAAAATAGACATACTTCACATGAATGCCAGACTGCTTACTTCC of the Diadema setosum chromosome 16, eeDiaSeto1, whole genome shotgun sequence genome contains:
- the LOC140239498 gene encoding bystin-like yields the protein MGKAKKNRSRRGGDPVTSSGPLADQIECDDSVRVSQRKKERRKTEQDDAFVDEKLSRKILEQARIQQDELELEHGVSRLGATKKPTPNLGPARDEGSDDDEEEEEEDDQELAHSHRQFFDEIEVDEKDEEALRQFMTQDAPTRRTLADIIMEKLTEKKTEIASQIVESGVQTPQHDDRVIQVYKGVGQILSRYRSGKLPKAFKILPALKTWEQLLYVTEPDKWSAAAMYQATRLFASNLNAKMAQRFYNLILLPRIQDDIAEFKRLNFHLYMALKKALFKPAAFFKGILIPLCESGTCTLREAVIVGSILAKTTIPVLHSAAAMLKVAEMDYSGVNSIFLRILIDKKYALPFRVIDALVYHFLRFVQDKRNLPVLWHQALLAFAQRYKEDISSEQKEALMELLKAHAHPTITPEVRRELMNSKSRDCEEPMGTD